The genomic segment CTCTTTCTCTTAGTCTATACTGGCTACTCCTAGGGTTGCTCAGGCCAAATATGTATTATACACCATTGGAAGTAACCTTTAACGAATactcatacatatatatatattctcctTTGATCTATATGAAATACTCAATTAGTTAGTACAAAAATTCTTCACATTCAAAAAATTGGCCCAAATCCTAATGTATGAACAAACTCCCTTTGCTCATCATCCAAACAATCAATAATATCTTTTACTCTATATGTAATAGTCATGTTGAGTAAAATTTCGAAGGATAACACAAGGACTAATCCAGCTATTGCAAAATGAATTAACTGGGTGTGAAGTTCTGTTTCTCTTTCTCAGCTATTGATTCTATTTGTGCCTGTGACAttgatagttttgatttttATCAGAAGTATAAGTATTATATGTGTAATGTGTATGCCCCCTACATCGTTTCTTTAATTGGAGAATTTAGAAGGTCACTGTAGCATCCGTTATCTTGAGTTGAAGGAAGTTGataaaaatggtaaaataagaGGAATATTGTGCAGTGAATGTCATAATATATATGATGGTCCTAAAAGTCTGAGGATTCCAAGTGTACTAAACATGTTGTCCACCTTCATACTAAACATGTTCTCTATCTTATTTATCTTTTAAATATATGCAAATGCTACTATCCACCTTCATACTAATACATGTTGTCCTTCCATTTCATTACAACATTTTATTAGTCCTCCAAATAACCTATGGTAGTAGCTAAATACCGGCCAAGCCAAGGAAAGAAATGAGGAAAAATCtcagccaaaacaagataagaaggaagaaaatcagtTGGTCAAAGTTGATGGCCGacatgccacgtcacaatccagccggattcaaggcagtggcaaaaatcattttttttcaaaactccaaggcaatccggccaggtatccggccaaaaactggtcggatttccggccggattcgccAAAACAAAGCGAACTAgaaattttttgttcttttcttctttcgggcgtcacaaacaATCACCAAATTTCATGACAATCGCATCTATGAGGATCTTGCATTTAACATATAGTATCTACAATCACCAAAATTCATGACAATTTATGGTTACTATAATTAAGTATGCCTACCTActcaataaaaaagaaaataaaaacacacACATATTAGACATAAAATTTACAATCTCTTCCCTAAAATGTTACTTGTTTGTCCAAAAAATctaaaggtaaattttcataaaTTAATTATTATAGATCGCATAAATAGGAGAAAGTGCAAAAAAATACTTGAGCTGTCTCTCTAGGAAAAAACTCTCTTCCTTCTCTCTTCTTATTTTCTCTAATTTCTCAACTAGTTCATGGCTGCCCTTCAGCCGTCGGCTGAGGGGCAAGGATTATcacctacaaaaaaaaaatctttttctcAACTTTTTTCTCAGCCGGCAACATCGTCTATCCACATTCAGCAGGCTTCTGTCTACAAGGGAGAAGCTGCAGTAGTTTTTTCTAAAGCAGATGCAGACAAACTTGCAGCGCCGTTTCAATGGGCTTTGGTGGGAAAATTTTCTCACGGCCGACCTTCTTTGGAAGACATTCGAAAGTTTTTTGCTTCTTTAAACCTGAAGGATCATGTTTCTATTGGATTGATGGACTATAGGCATGTTCTCATTAAGTGCATGGCTGAAGCTGACTTCAACAGAATTTGGATGAGAGGGATTTGGCAACTGGGTAAATATCCGATGCGTGTGTTTAGATGGACAAGGGAGTTTCATGTGCTTAGGGAATCATCTCTGGTTCCGGTTTGGGTAGTTCTTCCAGCTCTGCCTATTCATTATTTCGACAAACATTCATTATTCTCCATACTTTCTCCAGTAGGAAGACCACTGTTTCTAGATTCGGCAACGGCAGCTGGGACTCGACCAAGTTTGGCCAGGGTATGTGTGGAGCTCGATGTAGCGAAATCTTTTACACAAAGAGTTTGGGTGGCTGTTGAAGGGGAGTCTGGATTTTGGCAACGGATTGTGCCAGAGAATATGCCATTGTATTGTTCATCTTGTTCACGTTTGGGTCATTCCCAAGAGCAATGCAAGAAGAATGTAACTGAGGTTGGGTCTCGGTATCTATATAAGCATAACACGAAGCTGCAGAGGGATCTATCGTTAGAAGTTAATAATGTTCAAGTGTCTAATTTAGACCTCGTGAAAAACCCAGATGCTAACTTGGAAAAAACAACAGATGCCGTGACTGATTCCGACGAAGTGCAGCGTACTGAGATGGGCAATTATGCTGAAAAACTAAAAGGTGCAGTGGTGGAGGAAGTTTGTACTGCCACAAAGGTTCAAGAAGTTAGTAAGCCTGATGATCACCTAATTCAGCTTGGAGTAACTAAGTTGTCTTCCTCTGCTGGATTTGAACAACCACAAAATGATCTTGCAATGGAGCTGCCAGTTCGTGAGGAACGAAGGGAAATGGAAAACCAGCTGGAAAAGGTCCACGGGAATGAATACCAAGGGACCCGTTTTGAAACTAATATAAATCCCACAGACAAACTTCAGAGTAAGGCCGACAAAAATTCTCTTCATCATCTAAATACTGATCACCAAGTGGTGATAGTTGCTGCATCCAAGCCGACAACATATGATGTGCAAGGGAATTTGAATACGGCTCATATGAGGGAGCAAGCACTTGTTGGGGAACAATTGTTAATGCAAAAGCATTCAGAACAGGTCCATGGAAATGATGAAGGGACCCAAGCTACATCGTCTGAAGCATCAAAAGAGAAACTTCAGTCCATGGCCGACAATAACTCTTTGGAGCATCTCTATGTTGAGTTGCGAGGAGTGGAGAATTTCGGTCCTACAGAGCATGGGATAGTGGAGGTTAATTCACCAACTGTTGCAGGAAATTTGTCTCCCATACCGGGTGTCCCACAAGAAAATTTGCCTGAATCATCAGGTCCTTCTTCAAGTATTGATCAATCAGGGGGGGCTGACCGTAATCCCAAACAAAAAAGGACAAAAGGTTTGAGGGCTAATCTGCAAACCGACAGAATTTTGCGCTCACGGTCAGAGACatcatccaaaaactcattCCAGGTTCTTTCTCATGATTAATGGCattttttggaatattagagGAGTAGCTAAAGCACCTAATCTACGAAGATTAATCAATTTAGTACGGACACATCATCTCCAATTTGTTGTGATTTGTGAGCCAAAGTTAGACGTATCTAAAATACAAACCATTCGTCTACGTCTAttatttgattacgtgcttgTTAATTGTTCAAGTGATATTTGGGTGTTCTACAATAATCCTTTTCTTTGCTCGATTGTTGGTAATTCGGATCAGCATATTTCTCTACATGTACAAAGTCCCCTAATTCCTTCTCCAATAATTTTGTCCTTTGTTCATGCAAAATGCTCAGTTGACGAGAGGCGTGAGTTATGGTCCTCATTGTTAGCTGATAAGCCTAGTTTTCTTCCTTGGTGTATTGGGGGTGATTTTAATGTTATTGTGGCACCTCATGAAAAAAGGGGAGGTCGTCCATTTGCTATAACAGAAGGAGTGGAATTTCTGTCTTTCATGGAGGAGGCTGGAGTATTTGATGTAGGCTTCTCAGGACCCAATTTTACATGGTCAAACAATCGACGAAGTAGAGCTCGGATTTCAAAGAGGTTAGACAGGTTCTTAGTCAACGGGGCATGTCTGGATCTTTCTTATAACATTTCTGTCCTTCACTTGGCTAGACATCCATCTGACCATTCACCGTTAAAGCTCTCATTTGTTGCTCAATCAGATACTAAGCCGCGTCCATTTCGATTTTTGAATGTGTGGACAACTAAACCACAACTCTTGGAGGTAATACGCCAGGCTTGGACTCAAGATGTCAATGGATCTCCGATGCGTGCTCTATGTTCTAAATTATTGGCAACAAGAAAAGCCATTCAGACATGGAACAAAGAACACTTTGGAAACGTGATCGATAATGTGCGATCTGCAGAAATGGCGGTGCAACGGACAGAAGAAGTGGTAGATCAAGATGATTCGGAGGAGTGCCAGATTGAACTCAAAAAGGCTCAGGCGGAGCTGAGATATGCATTatcaattgaagaacaattttgGAGGCAAAAGGCTAGGGTAAAATGGCTTCGACAGGGAGATACTAATTCAAAGTATTTTCATGCGATAGTAAGACAGAGACGGGCTCAAGCTATGATTCATCGTATAAAAAAAGCCAATGGTGTTTGGGTGGACAATGAAGCTGATATAGCAAGTGAAGCAACCACCTATTTCTCTGAACTTTTCTCAGATTCTTTGGGATCATCTGCAGATATGCTACAACTCATTCCACCTATGATTTCAGGAGAGGATAATGTGAAGTTGGAAGAAATCCCTtcaattgaagaggtttttagAGTCCTGAAGGCAATGGATGAAGAAAGTGCTGCTGGCCCAGATGGATTCACgggaaaattttttacttttgcatGGCAAGTAATCGCCCAAGATGTCTACAAGGCGGTACTCAGTTTTTTCTGTGGAGCAGAGCTACCTCGTTTCATCACCTCTACTTCAATTGTTCTAATTCCAAAGGTGCCAAATCCTcaagatttttctcaatttagACCCATCAGCCTATGTAACTTCTTCAACAAGTTATTATCAAGGATCTTGGCAGACAGAGTGGCGGGAATATTGCCAAAAATTATTTCTCCCCAGCAGACAGGATTTGTGAAGGGTCGCAATATAACCGAAAACTTCCTACTTGCACAGGAGGTGATATCGGGTATGGCGAAAAAGAATAGAGGTGGTAATGTGGTTATGAAACTAGACATGTCTAAGGCATATGACAGAGTGGCATGGAGTCATATTATCAATGTTCTGAGAAGGTTCGGTTTTGGTGAGAGATTCATTGATATGGTTTGGCGAATGATTTCTAATGTCTGGTTTTCCGTCATTATAAATGGATCCTCATATGGTTTTTTCAAGTCTTCGAGAGGACTCCGTGAGGGGGACCCATTATCACCAGCATTATTTATTATAGGGGCAGAGGTGTTATCTAGAGCACTGAATAATCTTGTCATGCAACCAAGATTTGTGAGTTTCAAAGTTCCATATGGATGCCCGTCTATTACTCACTTGGCATTTGCGGATGATGTTCTTATATTTGCAAATGGATCCTCATTTTCCCTGAAGGCTATCATGAAAGTGTTAGATGATTATCAAAGATGCTCGGGCCAATTACTAAATGTACAAAAAAGCTGTTATCTGGTTCATCCATCTGTATCAATGGCAAGACGACGGCTGCTTGATCGCATCTCTAGGTTTGCCCGCAAGTCATTTCCAATACGCTATTTAGGGTTTCCGCTCTACATTGGAAGATGCAAATCATCTTATTTTGGAGAAGTTTGTCACGCAATACTAGCAAGGATTCTGTCTTGGAAATCAAGGTTACTTTCCTTTGGAGGAAAAATTATTCTAATCAAGCATGTATTATCATCAATTCCAGTTCACCTAATGTCAGCTGCAGTGATTCCCAGCTCGGTGTTTAAAACTATAGAAAAGGCATGCTCGGCATTCCTCTGGGGATCCTCACCCGAGGAATCGAAGCTTCATTGGATACGTTGGCCTCAATTGTGCTATCCAGTTGAGGAAGGGGGAATTGGATTTCGGAGATTATGCGACGTCTACACATCCTTTTCCTCCAAGTTATGGTGGAAATTCCGAACAGAATCATCACTGTGGTCGACCTTCATGAAAGCAAAGTATTGTAAATGTTTGCACCCTTGTCAGGTAGAACTCAGGCCAACGGATTCGGCAATTTGGCGAAGGATGCTCAATGTGAGCCGGCAAGTGGAACTCTCAATATTATGGGTGGCCAAATATGGGGCGTGTCATTTTTGGTACGATAACTGGTTGGGGAGTGGTGCATTGTTTCTAAAGGTTCCAGTTATCCCAAATTTGACGTTCCGAAACTTCGTAAACAACGGCCATTGGGATTTGAATCTTCTATACCACACATTGCCAAAGGAAATTGCTTATTCCATCTCAGAACAAATGGTCCCAGAAGAAGGAAGTATAGCTGAAGTCTTTTGGATGCCCACAACAACTGGAAATTTCTCTCTACATTCGGCTTTTGGGGACATTAGGCAGACCCGACCCACGTCTATGGTATTTGCTTCCATTTGGCACTCTCTGATACCtttgaaagtttcatttttcatgttGAGACTACTTCTGAGGAGAATACCGACACCGGATAAGCTTCGTaaatttggtttccatttgCCGTCAAAGTGCTTTTGCTGTACTGAGCCTTCCGAGGAGTCTATTGAGCATTTATTCTCCAATGGACACATTGCGTCATTCCtttggaattattttggagggttaTGTGGAATAAAATTCTCAGGATCTTTTCTACGAGCACGCATAGTAGATTGGTGGTTGAATTCACAGGATTCTGAGTTGCGAAGGATTATTTGCCGTATTCTTCCTAGTGTAATTTGCTGGCAGATTCGGAAGGCAAGGAACAAAGCAATGTTTGAGGGTGTCCAGATGCAATCATCGGCCATTCGCCAAGCCATCTTCTCAGAAATCCAATCCATGGTAGGAATACATTTTAAACAATTGATAAGACTACAATCCTTTTGTCAATTGTATGATTGGTCAAAAGCACCTGGGGGTACGGTTGTATATCAAGGTATCCGCTGGGAAACCAAAGAGACAGGGAGGTATACTCTTAACACTGATGGATGTGCTAAGGGTAATCCAGGAATAGGTGGAGGTGGGGGCATACTCCGGGATTCCACTGGATTACCAATGATTGGTTTCTCGGCATATCTGGGAGAAACTACATGTCTCCGTGCAGAGGCTTGTGCCCTTCTTATTGGTCTTCAGATCTGTATACATAACGGTTTTGGAAACATATGTGTACAATCAGATTCATTGGTTTTAATTGGGATCATTCAACGTCGTACTCAGTGTCCGTGGAAAATTCGAAGATACGTCAACCAGATTTGGCAGTTATTAGATGATCCACCTAGATTCACGCACTGCTATCGGGAGGCTAACACAGTTGCTGATGCTTTATCCAATGTGGGTATATCTCATCCAGATAAACAAATTGAGGTTTACGATACTTTCAGTAAATTCCCAAGGTTGGCTCGTGGGGCAATCCGTTTGGACAGAATAGGGATACCTTCAATTAGAAAAATGAGGATTATGTAAGAGGAATATTTGGTTATATTTtccatgaataaataaaaagaatttctaaaaaaaaaaaaaaaataattataaaaaaaaaaaaaaaaaaaaggagaaagtgCAGGTGATTTTCTTATTATAGACCTGCTGCATCTGTCATACGTAATGACCAAAATGAttcttgtttaatttttttaaaaagcatGGCTGCAGCGTTTAATAAATATGATGGCCAAAATTATAATCAAGTTTGACAGATGCAGTGATAACGAAAactattttgcaaattttaTCTATCATAT from the Coffea arabica cultivar ET-39 chromosome 11e, Coffea Arabica ET-39 HiFi, whole genome shotgun sequence genome contains:
- the LOC140021287 gene encoding uncharacterized protein; translated protein: MAALQPSAEGQGLSPTKKKSFSQLFSQPATSSIHIQQASVYKGEAAVVFSKADADKLAAPFQWALVGKFSHGRPSLEDIRKFFASLNLKDHVSIGLMDYRHVLIKCMAEADFNRIWMRGIWQLGKYPMRVFRWTREFHVLRESSLVPVWVVLPALPIHYFDKHSLFSILSPVGRPLFLDSATAAGTRPSLARVCVELDVAKSFTQRVWVAVEGESGFWQRIVPENMPLYCSSCSRLGHSQEQCKKNVTEVGSRYLYKHNTKLQRDLSLEVNNVQVSNLDLVKNPDANLEKTTDAVTDSDEVQRTEMGNYAEKLKGAVVEEVCTATKVQEVSKPDDHLIQLGVTKLSSSAGFEQPQNDLAMELPVREERREMENQLEKVHGNEYQGTRFETNINPTDKLQSKADKNSLHHLNTDHQVVIVAASKPTTYDVQGNLNTAHMREQALVGEQLLMQKHSEQVHGNDEGTQATSSEASKEKLQSMADNNSLEHLYVELRGVENFGPTEHGIVEVNSPTVAGNLSPIPGVPQENLPESSGPSSSIDQSGGADRNPKQKRTKVDERRELWSSLLADKPSFLPWCIGGDFNVIVAPHEKRGGRPFAITEGVEFLSFMEEAGVFDVGFSGPNFTWSNNRRSRARISKRLDRFLVNGACLDLSYNISVLHLARHPSDHSPLKLSFVAQSDTKPRPFRFLNVWTTKPQLLEVIRQAWTQDVNGSPMRALCSKLLATRKAIQTWNKEHFGNVIDNVRSAEMAVQRTEEVVDQDDSEECQIELKKAQAELRYALSIEEQFWRQKARVKWLRQGDTNSKYFHAIVRQRRAQAMIHRIKKANGVWVDNEADIASEATTYFSELFSDSLGSSADMLQLIPPMISGEDNVKLEEIPSIEEVFRVLKAMDEESAAGPDGFTGKFFTFAWQVIAQDVYKAVLSFFCGAELPRFITSTSIVLIPKVPNPQDFSQFRPISLCNFFNKLLSRILADRVAGILPKIISPQQTGFVKGRNITENFLLAQEVISGMAKKNRGGNVVMKLDMSKAYDRVAWSHIINVLRRFGFGERFIDMVWRMISNVWFSVIINGSSYGFFKSSRGLREGDPLSPALFIIGAEVLSRALNNLVMQPRFVSFKVPYGCPSITHLAFADDVLIFANGSSFSLKAIMKVLDDYQRCSGQLLNVQKSCYLVHPSVSMARRRLLDRISRFARKSFPIRYLGFPLYIGRCKSSYFGEVCHAILARILSWKSRLLSFGGKIILIKHVLSSIPVHLMSAAVIPSSVFKTIEKACSAFLWGSSPEESKLHWIRWPQLCYPVEEGGIGFRRLCDVYTSFSSKLWWKFRTESSLWSTFMKAKYCKCLHPCQVELRPTDSAIWRRMLNVSRQVELSILWVAKYGACHFWYDNWLGSGALFLKVPVIPNLTFRNFVNNGHWDLNLLYHTLPKEIAYSISEQMVPEEGSIAEVFWMPTTTGNFSLHSAFGDIRQTRPTSMVFASIWHSLIPLKVSFFMLRLLLRRIPTPDKLRKFGFHLPSKCFCCTEPSEESIEHLFSNGHIASFLWNYFGGLCGIKFSGSFLRARIVDWWLNSQDSELRRIICRILPSVICWQIRKARNKAMFEGVQMQSSAIRQAIFSEIQSMVGIHFKQLIRLQSFCQLYDWSKAPGGTVVYQGIRWETKETGRYTLNTDGCAKGNPGIGGGGGILRDSTGLPMIGFSAYLGETTCLRAEACALLIGLQICIHNGFGNICVQSDSLVLIGIIQRRTQCPWKIRRYVNQIWQLLDDPPRFTHCYREANTVADALSNVGISHPDKQIEVYDTFSKFPRLARGAIRLDRIGIPSIRKMRIM